In Pseudoduganella albidiflava, a single window of DNA contains:
- a CDS encoding LysE family translocator, whose product MFGIHDLTLFIVSGLLLNIMPGPDSLLIMARSATQGWRAGVAASLGIGAGTMVHVLAAALGLSALLATSATAFTVVKWIGAAYIVWCGIQMLRAKLTPTAEAGVRPDGSDPRVTSLGGKHASNWRIFAQGFLTNVLNPKVALFFLAFVPQFIDADAPNKPLAFIILGCIFNFNGMLWCNGLALFTAFASSKLKVKPRVALWLNRVTGGLFLALGARIALADRH is encoded by the coding sequence ATGTTCGGCATCCACGACTTGACGTTATTCATCGTTTCCGGGCTGCTGCTGAACATCATGCCCGGCCCCGATTCCCTGCTGATCATGGCGCGCAGTGCCACGCAGGGATGGCGCGCCGGCGTCGCCGCATCGCTCGGCATCGGCGCCGGCACGATGGTGCACGTGCTGGCCGCGGCGCTCGGCCTGTCGGCATTGCTGGCCACTTCCGCCACGGCGTTCACGGTGGTGAAATGGATCGGCGCGGCCTACATCGTATGGTGCGGCATCCAGATGCTGCGGGCCAAACTAACCCCAACGGCAGAAGCCGGGGTCAGACCCGACGGGTCTGACCCCAGGGTTACGTCGTTGGGTGGGAAGCACGCAAGCAACTGGCGTATTTTCGCCCAGGGCTTCCTCACCAACGTGCTGAATCCGAAGGTGGCGCTGTTCTTCCTGGCCTTCGTGCCCCAGTTCATCGATGCCGATGCACCGAACAAGCCGCTGGCCTTCATCATCCTGGGCTGCATCTTCAATTTCAACGGCATGCTGTGGTGTAACGGCCTGGCGCTGTTTACCGCCTTCGCGAGTTCGAAACTGAAGGTCAAGCCGCGCGTGGCGCTGTGGCTGAACCGTGTTACCGGCGGCCTGTTCCTTGCATTGGGCGCCCGCATCGCCCTCGCCGACCGTCACTAA
- a CDS encoding M61 family metallopeptidase, whose translation MKNKTSIKEKTPVRKAKAPRAAAPAVAYAIVPKDLAAHLFQVTLTVQEPSPEGQLLALPAWIPGSYMIREFARNIVQIRAEADGQPVALAKLDKHSWQAPPVEGALTVQYDVYAWDLSVRAAHLDQTHGFFNGTSVFLRVAGQEHVPHVVDIVRPAEDAARTWRVATALPELKARRYGFGTYVAADYDELIDSPVEMGDFALATFTAHGVPHDVVITGRVPNLDMARLCADLKAICETQIAFFEPRTRKAPMDRYVFMTLAVGDGYGGLEHRASTALICARADLPTTAAQGRERSEGYIKFLGLCSHEYFHTWNVKRIKPAVFAPYDLQVENYTPLLWLFEGFTSYYDDLFLVRSGLISEATYFKMLGKTVGSVLRSAGRTKQSVAESSFDAWSKYYRQDENAPNAIVSYYAKGSLVGLGLDLTIRQKSGGKRSLDDIMLALWQRYGRDFYPDGRRGVTPAEVEALFDEISGMRLKSYFEKYIRGTEDVPLAKLLAPFGVKYTDERKLAKPSLDANIGREGADAKLSAVHEGGAAHRAGLSAGDLLVAIDGLRVTGNPSNLESLLSRYRVGDTVQVHAFRRDELMTFAVQLQGERVPGIGLAIDTARKSAVARPTSPR comes from the coding sequence ATGAAAAACAAAACGTCGATCAAAGAAAAAACGCCGGTCAGGAAAGCCAAGGCGCCACGTGCCGCGGCGCCCGCCGTGGCCTATGCCATCGTTCCCAAGGATCTCGCTGCCCACCTGTTCCAGGTGACGCTGACCGTGCAGGAGCCCTCTCCGGAGGGCCAGCTGCTGGCATTGCCGGCCTGGATTCCGGGCAGCTACATGATCCGCGAGTTCGCCCGCAACATCGTGCAGATCCGCGCCGAGGCCGATGGCCAGCCGGTCGCGCTGGCGAAACTGGACAAGCACTCGTGGCAGGCGCCGCCTGTCGAGGGAGCGCTGACCGTGCAATACGACGTGTATGCATGGGACCTTTCCGTGCGTGCCGCGCACCTGGACCAGACCCACGGCTTCTTCAACGGCACCAGTGTGTTCCTGCGCGTGGCCGGGCAGGAGCATGTTCCCCACGTGGTCGACATCGTGCGCCCGGCGGAAGACGCCGCCCGTACCTGGCGCGTGGCCACCGCGCTGCCGGAGCTGAAGGCCAGGCGCTACGGCTTCGGCACCTACGTGGCGGCCGATTACGATGAGCTGATCGACAGCCCCGTCGAGATGGGCGACTTCGCGCTGGCCACGTTCACGGCGCACGGCGTGCCGCACGACGTGGTCATCACGGGCCGCGTGCCGAACCTGGACATGGCGCGGCTGTGCGCCGACCTGAAGGCGATCTGCGAAACCCAGATCGCCTTCTTCGAGCCCAGGACCAGGAAAGCGCCGATGGACCGCTACGTGTTCATGACGCTGGCCGTGGGCGACGGCTACGGCGGCCTGGAACATCGCGCCTCGACGGCGCTGATCTGCGCGCGCGCCGATTTGCCGACCACGGCTGCCCAGGGCCGCGAGAGGAGCGAGGGCTACATCAAGTTCCTCGGCCTGTGCAGCCACGAATACTTCCACACCTGGAACGTGAAGCGCATCAAGCCGGCCGTGTTCGCGCCCTACGACCTGCAGGTGGAAAACTACACGCCGCTCCTGTGGCTGTTCGAAGGGTTCACCAGCTACTACGACGACCTGTTCCTGGTGCGTTCCGGCTTGATCAGCGAGGCCACGTACTTCAAGATGCTGGGCAAGACCGTCGGCAGCGTGCTGCGCAGCGCCGGCCGTACGAAGCAGAGCGTGGCTGAATCGAGCTTCGACGCCTGGAGCAAGTACTACCGGCAAGACGAGAACGCGCCCAATGCCATCGTCAGCTATTACGCCAAGGGTTCGCTGGTGGGGCTGGGCCTGGACCTGACGATCCGCCAGAAGTCGGGCGGCAAGCGTTCGCTGGACGACATCATGCTGGCGCTGTGGCAGCGCTACGGCCGCGACTTCTACCCCGATGGCCGCCGTGGCGTGACGCCGGCCGAGGTGGAAGCGCTCTTCGACGAGATCAGCGGCATGCGGCTGAAGAGCTATTTCGAGAAATATATCCGCGGCACCGAGGACGTGCCGCTGGCGAAGCTGCTGGCGCCGTTCGGCGTGAAGTACACGGACGAGCGCAAGCTGGCCAAGCCCAGTCTGGATGCGAACATCGGCCGCGAGGGCGCCGATGCGAAACTGTCCGCCGTCCACGAAGGCGGTGCCGCGCACCGTGCCGGCCTGTCGGCGGGCGACCTGCTGGTGGCCATCGACGGCCTGCGCGTCACGGGCAATCCGTCCAACCTGGAGTCGCTGCTGTCCCGTTACCGGGTCGGCGACACGGTGCAGGTGCACGCCTTCCGCCGCGATGAACTGATGACGTTCGCGGTGCAGCTCCAGGGCGAGCGCGTGCCTGGCATCGGGCTGGCGATCGATACGGCGCGCAAGAGCGCGGTAGCGCGCCCGACATCGCCGCGCTGA
- a CDS encoding nucleotidyltransferase family protein: protein MADAAARLPLAGILLAAGRGRRFDPLGQRNKLLQPIGGVPVVVHSARHLLAVLPRVVAVVREGDEATAAQLAALGCEVTACAEADSGMAASLVHGLRHALDASGWVVALGDMPRVQPGTIAALAGAVAQGADIAVPVYRNASGTERGNPVAFSRRHLPQLLALSGDRGARGIVRDNIVNEVAVDDPGILLDIDTPPDLMQ, encoded by the coding sequence GTGGCCGACGCCGCCGCGCGGTTGCCGCTTGCCGGCATCCTGCTTGCCGCCGGCCGTGGCCGGCGCTTCGACCCGCTGGGGCAGCGCAACAAGCTGCTGCAACCGATCGGCGGCGTGCCGGTCGTGGTGCACAGTGCGCGGCACCTGCTGGCCGTGCTGCCGCGCGTGGTGGCCGTGGTGCGCGAGGGCGACGAAGCCACGGCCGCGCAACTGGCGGCACTCGGCTGTGAAGTGACCGCTTGCGCCGAGGCGGACAGCGGCATGGCCGCGTCGCTCGTCCACGGGCTTCGGCACGCGCTGGATGCATCCGGCTGGGTGGTGGCGCTGGGCGACATGCCCCGCGTGCAGCCGGGCACCATCGCCGCGCTCGCAGGCGCGGTGGCACAGGGTGCCGATATCGCGGTGCCGGTGTACCGGAACGCGTCAGGCACGGAGCGCGGCAACCCGGTGGCCTTCAGCCGCCGGCACTTGCCGCAACTGCTTGCGCTGTCCGGAGACCGGGGGGCGCGCGGGATCGTAAGGGATAATATCGTCAACGAAGTGGCGGTGGATGACCCGGGCATCCTGCTCGACATCGATACTCCGCCCGACCTCATGCAATGA
- a CDS encoding GGDEF domain-containing protein: protein MKLLDPFSVVLMAALMCAVMSAVLFGARRGFPAEVRGLTYWGAALAVQVFSAFCFALRGTLPDVLVLPVANVLFVFGNGLCVIGLRRFYGLAPRWPMLGGACGFALVGMLYYLVVEPDYAARVAWMSVPITLISGAQLVLVLRHGRRKLATLFFGSLIAVNTVLVTVRGVVALTHGAALVDVTRPGLFQGFYLAVTALQPALLAVGFLMVAYERLRLILERRSASDPLTGVLNRRGFGDAYAREVARMARMRQHARTLALLSVDLDHFKMINDRFGHAEGDRVLVSVAQMVGSALRESDVLARFGGEEFIVLLPDTDGKRAIGVAQRVQRLLREAHAGELPSCTASIGVAVQTDPEEPLDALLSRADEALYRAKENGRNRIETWQAAA from the coding sequence GTGAAGTTGCTGGATCCCTTCAGCGTCGTGCTGATGGCGGCGCTGATGTGCGCCGTGATGAGCGCGGTGCTGTTCGGCGCCCGCCGCGGTTTTCCCGCCGAGGTGCGCGGCCTTACCTACTGGGGCGCCGCGCTGGCGGTGCAGGTATTCTCCGCCTTCTGCTTTGCGTTGCGCGGCACGCTGCCCGATGTGCTCGTGCTGCCGGTGGCGAACGTGCTGTTCGTGTTCGGTAACGGCCTGTGCGTGATCGGTTTGCGGCGCTTCTACGGCCTCGCGCCGCGGTGGCCGATGCTGGGCGGCGCCTGCGGCTTTGCGCTGGTGGGCATGCTGTACTACCTGGTGGTCGAGCCGGACTACGCCGCGCGGGTGGCCTGGATGAGCGTGCCGATCACGCTGATCAGCGGCGCGCAGCTCGTGCTCGTGCTGCGCCACGGCCGGCGCAAGCTTGCGACGCTGTTCTTCGGTTCGCTGATCGCGGTGAACACCGTGCTGGTCACGGTGCGCGGCGTGGTGGCGCTGACGCACGGCGCGGCGCTGGTGGATGTCACCCGGCCCGGCCTCTTCCAGGGCTTCTACCTTGCCGTGACGGCATTGCAGCCGGCATTGCTGGCGGTCGGCTTCCTGATGGTGGCATACGAGCGGCTGCGCCTCATCCTCGAGCGCCGCTCGGCGAGCGATCCGCTGACGGGAGTACTGAACCGGCGCGGTTTCGGCGACGCGTATGCGCGCGAGGTCGCCCGCATGGCGCGCATGCGGCAGCACGCCCGCACCCTGGCCCTGCTATCGGTGGACCTGGACCATTTCAAGATGATCAACGACCGCTTCGGTCACGCCGAAGGCGACCGGGTGCTCGTCAGTGTGGCGCAGATGGTCGGCTCGGCATTGCGCGAATCCGACGTGCTGGCCCGCTTCGGCGGCGAGGAATTCATCGTGCTGCTGCCCGATACGGATGGCAAGCGTGCGATCGGCGTGGCCCAGCGCGTGCAGCGGCTGCTGCGCGAAGCTCACGCCGGCGAGCTGCCTTCCTGCACCGCCAGCATCGGCGTCGCGGTGCAGACCGATCCGGAGGAGCCGCTGGATGCGCTGCTGAGCCGGGCCGACGAGGCGTTGTATCGCGCCAAGGAAAATGGGCGGAACCGGATCGAGACGTGGCAAGCGGCCGCGTAA
- the trpD gene encoding anthranilate phosphoribosyltransferase — protein sequence MPITHQEALIRCIEHREIFHDEMLHLFRQIMSGEMSPVMVAALTMGLRVKKETIGEITAAAQVMREFSTKVPMADTTNLLDIVGTGGDGAHTFNISSAAMFVAAAAGARIAKHGGRSVSSSSGSADLIESLGANINLKPEQIAQSIAQTGIGFMFAPNHHAAMKHVAPVRRELGVRSIFNILGPLTNPAGAPNILMGVFHPDLVGIQVRVLQRLGAEHAIVVYGRDNMDEVSLGAGTLVGELVDGEIREYEIHPEDFGLQMVASRNLKVANAAESKAKVLGVLSGETGAATDIVALNAGTALYAAGIAPSIEVGLIKARQAIDSGAALAKLHQFVEVTQALGADH from the coding sequence ATGCCGATCACCCACCAGGAAGCCCTGATCCGCTGCATCGAACACCGCGAGATCTTCCACGACGAAATGCTGCACCTGTTCCGCCAGATCATGAGCGGCGAAATGTCGCCCGTGATGGTGGCCGCGCTGACCATGGGCCTGCGCGTGAAGAAGGAAACCATCGGCGAGATCACCGCCGCGGCGCAGGTGATGCGCGAGTTTTCCACCAAGGTGCCGATGGCGGACACCACCAACCTGCTCGACATCGTGGGCACCGGCGGCGATGGCGCGCACACGTTCAACATCAGCAGCGCCGCCATGTTCGTGGCCGCCGCGGCCGGCGCGCGCATCGCCAAGCATGGCGGGCGCAGTGTGTCCTCCTCGTCCGGCAGCGCGGACCTGATCGAATCGCTGGGCGCCAACATCAACCTGAAGCCGGAACAGATCGCGCAATCGATCGCGCAGACCGGCATCGGCTTCATGTTCGCGCCGAACCACCACGCGGCGATGAAGCACGTCGCCCCGGTGCGCCGCGAGCTGGGCGTGCGCTCGATCTTCAACATCCTGGGCCCGCTCACCAATCCGGCCGGCGCGCCGAACATCCTGATGGGCGTGTTCCACCCCGACCTCGTCGGCATCCAGGTGCGCGTGCTGCAGCGCCTCGGCGCGGAACACGCGATCGTGGTGTACGGCCGCGACAACATGGACGAAGTTTCGCTGGGCGCCGGCACGCTGGTCGGCGAACTGGTCGACGGCGAAATCCGCGAATATGAAATCCATCCGGAAGATTTCGGCCTGCAGATGGTTGCCAGCCGCAACCTGAAGGTGGCCAACGCCGCCGAATCGAAGGCCAAGGTACTGGGCGTGCTGTCCGGGGAAACCGGCGCCGCCACCGATATCGTCGCGCTCAATGCCGGCACCGCGCTGTATGCGGCCGGGATTGCACCGTCGATCGAGGTGGGCCTGATCAAGGCGCGCCAGGCGATCGACTCGGGCGCCGCGCTGGCCAAGCTGCACCAGTTCGTCGAAGTCACCCAGGCGCTCGGCGCCGATCACTGA
- the trpC gene encoding indole-3-glycerol phosphate synthase TrpC: MSDILNKILAVKADEVAAAKKYRSLASLREEVEADRESRAAIRGFEASLRRKIAAGQAGVIAEVKKASPSKGVLRADFQPAAIAQSYAAGGAACLSVLTDEQFFQGSVDYLKQARAACALPVIRKDFLVDLYQVYEARAMGADCILLIVAGLDHGLMAEMEACAHELGMDVLVESHDGDELAAALKLKTNLIGINNRNLRTFEVSLDNTIDLLDRIPAERMVVTESGILNGADVRRMREANVHAFLVGEAFMRAEDPGTELSRLFG; encoded by the coding sequence ATGTCCGATATCCTGAACAAGATCCTGGCCGTCAAGGCCGACGAAGTGGCCGCGGCCAAGAAGTACCGCAGCCTCGCCAGCCTGCGCGAGGAAGTGGAAGCCGACCGCGAGTCGCGCGCCGCGATCCGCGGTTTCGAAGCGAGCCTGCGCAGGAAGATCGCCGCCGGCCAGGCTGGCGTGATCGCCGAAGTGAAGAAGGCATCGCCATCGAAAGGCGTGCTGCGCGCCGATTTCCAGCCCGCGGCGATTGCGCAGAGCTATGCGGCGGGTGGCGCCGCCTGCCTGTCGGTGCTGACGGACGAGCAGTTCTTCCAGGGCTCCGTCGACTACCTGAAGCAGGCCCGCGCCGCCTGCGCGCTGCCGGTGATCCGCAAGGATTTCCTGGTCGACCTCTACCAGGTCTATGAAGCGCGCGCGATGGGCGCCGACTGCATCCTGCTGATCGTGGCCGGCCTGGATCACGGCCTGATGGCGGAGATGGAAGCGTGCGCCCACGAACTGGGCATGGACGTGCTGGTGGAATCGCACGACGGCGACGAACTGGCCGCCGCGCTGAAGCTGAAGACCAACCTCATCGGCATCAACAACCGCAACCTGCGCACCTTCGAAGTGTCGCTCGATAACACCATCGACCTGCTCGACCGGATTCCAGCCGAGCGGATGGTGGTCACCGAATCCGGCATCCTGAACGGGGCCGACGTACGGCGCATGCGCGAGGCCAACGTGCATGCATTCCTCGTGGGCGAAGCATTCATGCGCGCCGAAGATCCGGGCACGGAGCTGAGCCGGCTGTTCGGCTGA